A stretch of the Treponema primitia ZAS-1 genome encodes the following:
- a CDS encoding nucleotidyl transferase AbiEii/AbiGii toxin family protein, translating to MIRREGQSPEPNHNMRAAAERKLTADSIKARLKKVADAEGKDFNFILMHYFIERLLYRLSVSPYAGNFVLKGGLLLYTILEQRARATRDIDLLAFQVQNLPDEMVRIFREIAMISSDDAVSFDTETITVERIKEDADYQGIRIKLTGFLDRSRHILQFDIGFGDVIVPKPVDMTYPSLLGLEPPRLKVYTLESVIAEKFQASVYLAEANSRMKDFYDIYELCSAFDFEGATLLEAISQTFERRKTETPEVPTIFKDTFLLLPDKQTQWKAFQRRFGVAMDKDFPAVMMTIKGFLKPVYDARYRKEPFSGYWDRAVQTWKG from the coding sequence TTGATTCGTAGGGAAGGGCAAAGCCCTGAGCCTAACCACAATATGAGAGCAGCTGCCGAAAGGAAGCTGACCGCAGATAGTATCAAGGCAAGGCTCAAAAAAGTAGCCGATGCGGAGGGTAAGGATTTTAACTTTATCCTGATGCACTACTTCATTGAGCGCCTCCTTTACCGGCTTTCGGTATCACCCTATGCTGGAAACTTTGTCCTAAAAGGCGGGTTACTCCTTTATACCATTCTGGAACAGAGGGCTAGGGCAACACGGGATATAGACCTCTTGGCCTTTCAAGTGCAGAACCTCCCGGACGAAATGGTCAGGATATTCAGGGAAATTGCCATGATATCCAGTGATGATGCTGTATCTTTCGATACGGAAACCATCACCGTTGAACGGATCAAGGAAGATGCCGACTATCAGGGGATCCGCATAAAGCTGACCGGGTTCCTTGACCGGAGCCGTCATATCTTGCAGTTTGATATTGGGTTTGGGGACGTTATCGTCCCCAAACCTGTTGATATGACGTACCCATCGCTCTTAGGTCTGGAACCGCCCCGTCTTAAAGTCTATACCCTTGAATCGGTGATTGCCGAAAAGTTTCAGGCCAGCGTCTACCTTGCGGAAGCCAATAGCCGGATGAAGGATTTTTACGACATCTACGAACTGTGCAGCGCCTTCGATTTTGAGGGCGCTACGCTACTTGAAGCTATCAGTCAGACTTTTGAACGCCGAAAAACCGAGACACCGGAAGTACCTACCATATTCAAAGATACCTTTCTCTTGTTGCCTGATAAGCAGACCCAGTGGAAGGCTTTTCAGCGGCGCTTCGGCGTTGCCATGGACAAGGATTTCCCGGCTGTTATGATGACCATCAAGGGCTTCCTTAAGCCTGTCTACGATGCCCGCTACCGAAAAGAACCGTTTTCAGGGTATTGGGATAGGGCAGTTCAGACTTGGAAGGGGTAA
- a CDS encoding type IV toxin-antitoxin system AbiEi family antitoxin domain-containing protein translates to MTVTRIQKLEELFKADGPILRSANLRSAKFCSKDIAELIKVGHLSQVRRGYYAWGPFAETLNDMDIVASLIPEGIISFFSAAQYHDLTTVIPQSIEITLPVSMRTPALPGNLHVTVHKSANHIYPVGIETILVDNHILKMYDRERTVCDFIRNRLKIGKDVSLEVLKNYMTGKKNLQKLYEYAKLLQIEGVIHPYLEVLV, encoded by the coding sequence ATGACCGTAACACGCATACAAAAGCTCGAAGAGCTTTTCAAGGCAGATGGACCTATTCTCAGGTCGGCTAATCTCCGCTCTGCTAAGTTTTGTAGTAAGGACATAGCCGAACTTATTAAGGTTGGGCATCTTTCACAAGTCCGAAGGGGGTACTATGCTTGGGGTCCCTTTGCGGAAACCTTAAATGATATGGATATCGTTGCCTCCCTCATTCCCGAGGGTATCATCTCATTCTTTTCAGCCGCCCAATACCATGATCTGACAACGGTAATCCCCCAATCCATCGAAATCACCCTGCCGGTATCCATGCGGACCCCAGCGCTGCCGGGAAATCTGCATGTTACGGTCCATAAATCAGCTAATCATATCTATCCGGTGGGTATTGAGACCATTCTGGTTGATAATCATATCCTAAAGATGTATGACCGGGAGCGTACCGTATGCGATTTTATCAGGAATCGGCTAAAAATTGGGAAAGATGTCTCCCTGGAAGTACTGAAAAATTATATGACCGGGAAGAAAAACCTGCAAAAGCTCTATGAATATGCCAAACTCCTCCAGATCGAAGGGGTAATACACCCATACCTGGAGGTTCTGGTTTGA